A part of Spodoptera frugiperda isolate SF20-4 chromosome 25, AGI-APGP_CSIRO_Sfru_2.0, whole genome shotgun sequence genomic DNA contains:
- the LOC126912438 gene encoding uncharacterized protein LOC126912438, with protein MIEKAWTRKNQRLLDRALNPLRAQGRLMGLTDSEEEPEEQSSVMNAVKEAEDCIVRGPIMNYTRFKELAESTYSIVYGYGITRENNPMSLEQKEELYWRYVVQGNEHICVATAAIDTGSDPSRGSSRTLTLKVIINRMNHCCVFNVPIIVCV; from the exons ATGATAGAAAAGGCATGGACTCGGAAAAATCAAAGGTTGTTGGACCGCGCACTGAACCCCTTGCGTGCACAGGGACGTCTGATGGGATTGACTGACAGTGAAGAAGAACCCGAAGAACAGTCTTCTGTTATGAATGCTGTCAAAGAGGCAGAAGATTGCATCGTTCGAGGCCCAATCATGAACTACACTAGGTTCAAAGAG CTCGCCGAGTCTACATACAGTATCGTTTATGGTTATGGAATTACTCGAGAGAACAATCCTATGAGTCTCGAACAGAAAGAAGAGTTGTACTGGCGCTACGTGGTTCAGGGCAACGAGCACATATGTGTCGCCACCGCCGCCATCGATACTGGCTCCGACCCCTCGCGAGGAAGTAGCCGTACGTTAACCTTGAAGGTAATTATTAATCGAATGAACCATTGTTGTGTATTCAATGTACCTATTATAGTCTGCGTGTAG
- the LOC126912433 gene encoding uncharacterized protein LOC126912433 isoform X2: MSASRSRRVQAQRKFAQGAYVPPMAPAAAAADNRRDAVQDARNVTINNMTASNLLDVVSLQVIVERLRETNQCRDEIEMVTKPRELVMDETDGPLSVGNEYNKADTQLRLRGSSISNKSSSLDDVNFCNEGDKNYTNGHLIEESDGSCPLVDDQTLKNLIQSKSRNQVPETNEQHKSTKDVNVTELYAVGKESSGKSKLLIKASSTKCKSNTKGKTCTKDKTSNKGKGSRAKGNGVSEVFSNKGKQPRINDDKSLASVLRALQKKKDKSAQNKHVMSLRQRRLNNGKVCATTAKKLRTLKGKNITTNKKKTDSSQRNSPTSEFSIDDNRPLTYYIQNKKTNKKSSNKRGHTSDPSTPDMLFAAPSHPKRIIIDTDVPSPLPDLIPNQLPSHPAEPVAGPSGLQKTILEPVAGPSGLQRVTTNPVAGPSGPQRVTSASVQGPSGLQRVTTNAVSGPSGSERLTSVSVAGPSGPQRVTSAPLPEPSGQQTVISTSVAGPSGLQRVTSAPVAGPSGLQRVTSAPVAGPSGLQRVTSAPVAGPSGLQRVTSARMARPSGLQRVTSARMVGPSGQQKRVLRNSGVSRQVLQSGAEICLAAKWRTVQQVINAPKVEMDTRCRLCVACSRIDKLKQLSKLLYQFDLTGTNQSSARSEPENHEGYDCDEPKLPDTDTGHIYLDLLPKHPRLMMKLRIHEVHGKQLLSACLIPKNDARKNNEDFLLEEKEHLLDQLINTLSISLPSEMLKYEPLNVNTFERLQGIISNLDHQHNPERAHPVERPRANVEASCAANVEVPQANAEACRTNVEPSQPQANVEMPRASVAATQATVQSRIVERHTLNNVYEEGDDADIEANSENEVEDDNYDRRERDERISDDDLNESSADTTQTHAVGGVLHEGPVFRPTKEEFQNPLEYFMKIWDEASEFGICKIIPPPGWRPKSQSCDGIRFDVAKQYVSRMYNRWGTAMRELACIKFCASRSNGFPCSTPMVSIAAIIKNF; this comes from the exons ATGAGCGC GTCACGTTCGCGTCGTGTACAAGCTCAAAGAAAGTTTGCTCAGGGTGCGTATGTACCTCCAATGGCACCAGCGGCGGCAGCCGCGGATAACAGACGCGACGCTGTCCAAGACGCGCGCAATGTGACCATCAATAACATGACTGCATCGAACTTACTTGACGTCGTCTCACTTCAAG TCATTGTTGAGAGACTCCGTGAAACAAACCAGTGCAGAGACGAAATAGAAATGGTCACTAAACCTCGTGAACTTGTTATGGACGAGACAGATGGTCCCCTTTCTGTGggcaatgaatataataaagcaGATACGCAACTGCGATTAAGGGGAAGTTCTATAAGCAATAAGTCGTCTAGTCTTGATGATGTAAATTTCTGTAATGAAGGAGATAAAAACTACACAAATGGCCATTTAATTGAAGAAAGTGATGGATCTTGTCCTCTTGTAGACGACCAAACCTTAAAGAACTTGATTCAATCTAAAAGTAGAAACCAGGTACCTGAGACTAATGAACAACATAAGTCAACTAAAGATGTTAATGTCACAGAGCTTTACGCTGTGGGCAAAGAGTCTAGTGGGAAGAGCAAACTACTTATTAAGGCATCCAGTACTAAATGCAAATCAAACACTAAAGGAAAAACCTGTACTAAAGATAAAACCAGTAATAAAGGTAAAGGATCCCGTGCTAAGGGTAATGGCGTTAGTGAAGTATTCAGTAATAAGGGAAAACAGCCCAGAATTAATGACGATAAGTCATTGGCCTCTGTCCTGCGGGCCTTGCAAAAGAAGAAAGATAAAAGCGcacaaaataaacatgtaatGTCTTTGCGCCAACGGCGTTTAAATAACGGTAAGGTTTGTGCAACTACCGCCAAAAAGTTACGAACATTGAAAGGTAAAAACATAACGacgaataaaaagaaaacggaTTCTTCTCAACGAAATTCTCCAACATCGGAATTCTCGATCGATGATAATCGCCCACTCACATACTACATCCAGAATAAGAAAACCAATAAGAAATCATCAAATAAACGAGGCCATACTAGTGACCCTTCCACTCCAG atATGTTATTTGCTGCACCGAGTCATCCAAAGAGGATTATAATAGACACCGATGTGCCATCACCCCTGCCAGACCTGATACCGAATCAGTTACCAAGCCATCCGGCAGAACCTGTCGCTGGACCTAGTGGACTACAAAAGACAATATTAGAGCCTGTGGCCGGACCTAGTGGATTACAAAGGGTAACCACGAATCCAGTGGCGGGACCAAGTGGACCACAAAGGGTAACATCGGCATCAGTGCAGGGACCTAGTGGGCTACAAAGGGTAACCACGAATGCAGTATCGGGACCTAGTGGATCAGAAAGATTAACATCAGTATCAGTGGCGGGACCAAGTGGACCACAAAGGGTAACATCGGCACCATTGCCTGAACCTAGTGGACAACAAACGGTAATATCGACATCAGTGGCGGGACCTAGTGGACTACAAAGGGTAACATCGGCACCAGTGGCTGGACCTAGTGGACTACAAAGGGTAACATCGGCACCAGTGGCTGGACCTAGTGGACTACAAAGGGTAACATCGGCACCAGTGGCTGGACCTAGTGGACTACAAAGGGTAACATCGGCACGAATGGCCAGACCTAGTGGGTTACAAAGGGTAACATCGGCACGAATGGTCGGACCTAGTGGACAACAAAAAAGAGTGTTACGGAATTCTGGAGTCTCTAGGCAAGTATTACAATCTGGAGCAGAAATTTGCCTCGCGGCAAAATGGAGAACTGTACAACAAGTCATTAATGCACCTAAAGTTGAAATGGACACTCGCTGTAGATTATGCGTTGCTTGTTCAAGAATagataaactaaaacaattatCAAAACTACTTTATCAATTTGATTTAACTGGAACCAATCAATCATCCGCAAGATCTGAACCTGAAAATCATGAAGGGTACGATTGTGATGAACCCAAGTTGCCAGACACAGATACGGGCCATATATATCTCGACCTGCTTCCGAAACATCCGCGTCTCATGATGAAGCTCCGCATACACGAGGTCCACGGAAAACAACTTCTATCGGCGTGCCTGATACCAAAGAATGACGCCCGTAAAAATAATGAGGATTTCTTGCTTGAAGAGAAGGAACATCTATTAGATCAACTAATTAATACTCTATCTATCAGTTTACCGagtgaaatgttaaaatatgaaCCTTTGAatgtaaatacatttgaaaGACTTCAAGGTATAATATCTAATCTTGACCATCAACACAACCCTGAACGTGCACATCCTGTTGAGCGACCCCGCGCTAACGTTGAGGCATCCTGTGCTGCTAATGTCGAGGTCCCCCAAGCTAACGCTGAAGCATGCCGCACTAACGTTGAGCCATCCCAACCCCAAGCTAACGTTGAAATGCCCCGAGCTAGCGTTGCGGCAACCCAAGCCACTGTTCAGAGTCGGATTGTTGAGCGCCACACGCTAAACAACGTTTACGAAGAGGGCGACGACGCCGACATCGAAGCCAATTCCGAAAATGAAGTGGAGGATGACAACTACGACCGCAGAGAAAGGGATGAACGGATTAGTGACGATGACTTAAACGAATCTAGCGCAGATACTACTCAGACGCATGCTGTAGGCGGCGTATTGCACGAAGGTCCAGTATTTAGACCCACAAAGGAAGAATTCCAA aaTCCTTTAGAGTATTTTATGAAGATATGGGACGAAGCGAGTGAATTtggtatttgtaaaataattccaCCTCCAGGATGGAGACCGAAGAGTCAGAGTTGTGATGGAATAAGGTTTGATGTCGCGAAACAGTACGTCTCTCGTATGTACAACAGATGGGGTACAGCAATGCGAGAATTGGCTTGTATAAAGTTTTGTGCATCGCGCTCTAATGGCTTTCCTTGTAGCACTCCAATGGTAAGCATTGCTgctataattaaaaacttttga
- the LOC126912433 gene encoding uncharacterized protein LOC126912433 isoform X1 — MSASRSRRVQAQRKFAQGAYVPPMAPAAAAADNRRDAVQDARNVTINNMTASNLLDVVSLQGLHTHLQPVVIVERLRETNQCRDEIEMVTKPRELVMDETDGPLSVGNEYNKADTQLRLRGSSISNKSSSLDDVNFCNEGDKNYTNGHLIEESDGSCPLVDDQTLKNLIQSKSRNQVPETNEQHKSTKDVNVTELYAVGKESSGKSKLLIKASSTKCKSNTKGKTCTKDKTSNKGKGSRAKGNGVSEVFSNKGKQPRINDDKSLASVLRALQKKKDKSAQNKHVMSLRQRRLNNGKVCATTAKKLRTLKGKNITTNKKKTDSSQRNSPTSEFSIDDNRPLTYYIQNKKTNKKSSNKRGHTSDPSTPDMLFAAPSHPKRIIIDTDVPSPLPDLIPNQLPSHPAEPVAGPSGLQKTILEPVAGPSGLQRVTTNPVAGPSGPQRVTSASVQGPSGLQRVTTNAVSGPSGSERLTSVSVAGPSGPQRVTSAPLPEPSGQQTVISTSVAGPSGLQRVTSAPVAGPSGLQRVTSAPVAGPSGLQRVTSAPVAGPSGLQRVTSARMARPSGLQRVTSARMVGPSGQQKRVLRNSGVSRQVLQSGAEICLAAKWRTVQQVINAPKVEMDTRCRLCVACSRIDKLKQLSKLLYQFDLTGTNQSSARSEPENHEGYDCDEPKLPDTDTGHIYLDLLPKHPRLMMKLRIHEVHGKQLLSACLIPKNDARKNNEDFLLEEKEHLLDQLINTLSISLPSEMLKYEPLNVNTFERLQGIISNLDHQHNPERAHPVERPRANVEASCAANVEVPQANAEACRTNVEPSQPQANVEMPRASVAATQATVQSRIVERHTLNNVYEEGDDADIEANSENEVEDDNYDRRERDERISDDDLNESSADTTQTHAVGGVLHEGPVFRPTKEEFQNPLEYFMKIWDEASEFGICKIIPPPGWRPKSQSCDGIRFDVAKQYVSRMYNRWGTAMRELACIKFCASRSNGFPCSTPMVSIAAIIKNF; from the exons ATGAGCGC GTCACGTTCGCGTCGTGTACAAGCTCAAAGAAAGTTTGCTCAGGGTGCGTATGTACCTCCAATGGCACCAGCGGCGGCAGCCGCGGATAACAGACGCGACGCTGTCCAAGACGCGCGCAATGTGACCATCAATAACATGACTGCATCGAACTTACTTGACGTCGTCTCACTTCAAG GTCTTCATACTCACTTGCAACCTGTAGTCATTGTTGAGAGACTCCGTGAAACAAACCAGTGCAGAGACGAAATAGAAATGGTCACTAAACCTCGTGAACTTGTTATGGACGAGACAGATGGTCCCCTTTCTGTGggcaatgaatataataaagcaGATACGCAACTGCGATTAAGGGGAAGTTCTATAAGCAATAAGTCGTCTAGTCTTGATGATGTAAATTTCTGTAATGAAGGAGATAAAAACTACACAAATGGCCATTTAATTGAAGAAAGTGATGGATCTTGTCCTCTTGTAGACGACCAAACCTTAAAGAACTTGATTCAATCTAAAAGTAGAAACCAGGTACCTGAGACTAATGAACAACATAAGTCAACTAAAGATGTTAATGTCACAGAGCTTTACGCTGTGGGCAAAGAGTCTAGTGGGAAGAGCAAACTACTTATTAAGGCATCCAGTACTAAATGCAAATCAAACACTAAAGGAAAAACCTGTACTAAAGATAAAACCAGTAATAAAGGTAAAGGATCCCGTGCTAAGGGTAATGGCGTTAGTGAAGTATTCAGTAATAAGGGAAAACAGCCCAGAATTAATGACGATAAGTCATTGGCCTCTGTCCTGCGGGCCTTGCAAAAGAAGAAAGATAAAAGCGcacaaaataaacatgtaatGTCTTTGCGCCAACGGCGTTTAAATAACGGTAAGGTTTGTGCAACTACCGCCAAAAAGTTACGAACATTGAAAGGTAAAAACATAACGacgaataaaaagaaaacggaTTCTTCTCAACGAAATTCTCCAACATCGGAATTCTCGATCGATGATAATCGCCCACTCACATACTACATCCAGAATAAGAAAACCAATAAGAAATCATCAAATAAACGAGGCCATACTAGTGACCCTTCCACTCCAG atATGTTATTTGCTGCACCGAGTCATCCAAAGAGGATTATAATAGACACCGATGTGCCATCACCCCTGCCAGACCTGATACCGAATCAGTTACCAAGCCATCCGGCAGAACCTGTCGCTGGACCTAGTGGACTACAAAAGACAATATTAGAGCCTGTGGCCGGACCTAGTGGATTACAAAGGGTAACCACGAATCCAGTGGCGGGACCAAGTGGACCACAAAGGGTAACATCGGCATCAGTGCAGGGACCTAGTGGGCTACAAAGGGTAACCACGAATGCAGTATCGGGACCTAGTGGATCAGAAAGATTAACATCAGTATCAGTGGCGGGACCAAGTGGACCACAAAGGGTAACATCGGCACCATTGCCTGAACCTAGTGGACAACAAACGGTAATATCGACATCAGTGGCGGGACCTAGTGGACTACAAAGGGTAACATCGGCACCAGTGGCTGGACCTAGTGGACTACAAAGGGTAACATCGGCACCAGTGGCTGGACCTAGTGGACTACAAAGGGTAACATCGGCACCAGTGGCTGGACCTAGTGGACTACAAAGGGTAACATCGGCACGAATGGCCAGACCTAGTGGGTTACAAAGGGTAACATCGGCACGAATGGTCGGACCTAGTGGACAACAAAAAAGAGTGTTACGGAATTCTGGAGTCTCTAGGCAAGTATTACAATCTGGAGCAGAAATTTGCCTCGCGGCAAAATGGAGAACTGTACAACAAGTCATTAATGCACCTAAAGTTGAAATGGACACTCGCTGTAGATTATGCGTTGCTTGTTCAAGAATagataaactaaaacaattatCAAAACTACTTTATCAATTTGATTTAACTGGAACCAATCAATCATCCGCAAGATCTGAACCTGAAAATCATGAAGGGTACGATTGTGATGAACCCAAGTTGCCAGACACAGATACGGGCCATATATATCTCGACCTGCTTCCGAAACATCCGCGTCTCATGATGAAGCTCCGCATACACGAGGTCCACGGAAAACAACTTCTATCGGCGTGCCTGATACCAAAGAATGACGCCCGTAAAAATAATGAGGATTTCTTGCTTGAAGAGAAGGAACATCTATTAGATCAACTAATTAATACTCTATCTATCAGTTTACCGagtgaaatgttaaaatatgaaCCTTTGAatgtaaatacatttgaaaGACTTCAAGGTATAATATCTAATCTTGACCATCAACACAACCCTGAACGTGCACATCCTGTTGAGCGACCCCGCGCTAACGTTGAGGCATCCTGTGCTGCTAATGTCGAGGTCCCCCAAGCTAACGCTGAAGCATGCCGCACTAACGTTGAGCCATCCCAACCCCAAGCTAACGTTGAAATGCCCCGAGCTAGCGTTGCGGCAACCCAAGCCACTGTTCAGAGTCGGATTGTTGAGCGCCACACGCTAAACAACGTTTACGAAGAGGGCGACGACGCCGACATCGAAGCCAATTCCGAAAATGAAGTGGAGGATGACAACTACGACCGCAGAGAAAGGGATGAACGGATTAGTGACGATGACTTAAACGAATCTAGCGCAGATACTACTCAGACGCATGCTGTAGGCGGCGTATTGCACGAAGGTCCAGTATTTAGACCCACAAAGGAAGAATTCCAA aaTCCTTTAGAGTATTTTATGAAGATATGGGACGAAGCGAGTGAATTtggtatttgtaaaataattccaCCTCCAGGATGGAGACCGAAGAGTCAGAGTTGTGATGGAATAAGGTTTGATGTCGCGAAACAGTACGTCTCTCGTATGTACAACAGATGGGGTACAGCAATGCGAGAATTGGCTTGTATAAAGTTTTGTGCATCGCGCTCTAATGGCTTTCCTTGTAGCACTCCAATGGTAAGCATTGCTgctataattaaaaacttttga